Proteins encoded by one window of Erythrobacter sp.:
- the glgB gene encoding 1,4-alpha-glucan branching protein GlgB: protein MQPPPSAIDALFAGRHADPFALLGPHDGPEGTFVRAILPGAETAEAYSLNGAKLGKLARVDLRGLFEGKLRGKPKPVKYRCQGGGAEWWVTDPYSFGPVLGPLDDFLIAEGTHLRLFDKFGAHLITHEGCGGVHFAVWAPNAQAVSVVGDFNDWDGARHPMRGRLGIGVWEIFLPDLGEGRAYKYRIIGPDGVEQPLKADPFAFASELRPKTASITARPAKPDWGDAAHRAHWSAVDPRRQAISIYEVHPGSWQRDEHDWFLSWDAMAERLIPYVAEMGFTHIEFMPVSEHPYDPSWGYQTTGLYAPTARFGGPDGFARFVDGAHRAGIGVLLDWVPAHFPTDDHGLANFDGTALYEHADPKLGFHPDWNTAIYNFGRREVASFLVNNALFWAEQYHVDGLRVDAVASMLYRDYSREAGEWIPNAEGGRENWEAVDFLRAMNRAVHASHPGILTIAEESTSWPGVSQPAWDEGPRTSLGFGFKWNMGFMHDTLQYMARDPVHRKHHHDEITFGLVYAFSENFVLPLSHDEVVHGKGSLLTKMSGDDWQKFASLRAYYGLMWGYPGKKLLFMGQEFAQRREWSEARALDWDLLDAPAHKGVQALVRDLNLLYREKPALHARDCEGEGFEWLVADDADASVFAWLRKCPGQPPVAVLSNMTPMTHGCYGLNLPHDGEWAEVLNTDAMHYGGSGQGNMGAVQVSGGWTTVTLPPLATIMLEYRG, encoded by the coding sequence GTGCAGCCGCCACCATCCGCCATTGATGCCCTCTTCGCAGGTCGCCACGCCGATCCCTTCGCGCTGCTGGGGCCGCATGACGGGCCGGAAGGCACTTTCGTCCGCGCGATCCTGCCCGGTGCGGAGACGGCAGAGGCCTACTCGCTGAACGGCGCAAAGCTGGGCAAGCTCGCTCGCGTCGATCTCCGCGGGCTGTTCGAAGGCAAGCTGCGCGGCAAACCCAAACCGGTGAAGTATCGCTGCCAGGGCGGCGGGGCGGAATGGTGGGTGACCGATCCCTACAGCTTTGGCCCGGTGCTCGGCCCGCTCGACGATTTCCTGATCGCCGAGGGCACGCACCTGCGGCTGTTCGACAAGTTCGGCGCGCACCTGATTACCCACGAAGGCTGCGGCGGCGTGCATTTCGCGGTCTGGGCGCCCAATGCGCAGGCCGTCAGCGTAGTCGGCGATTTCAACGACTGGGACGGCGCACGGCACCCGATGCGCGGCCGGCTGGGCATCGGGGTGTGGGAGATTTTCCTCCCCGATCTGGGCGAAGGCCGCGCCTACAAGTACCGCATCATCGGCCCGGACGGGGTCGAGCAGCCATTGAAGGCCGATCCCTTCGCCTTCGCCAGCGAGTTGCGGCCCAAGACCGCCTCGATCACCGCGCGCCCGGCCAAGCCCGATTGGGGTGACGCGGCGCACCGCGCGCACTGGTCCGCCGTCGATCCGCGGCGGCAGGCGATCTCGATCTACGAGGTCCACCCCGGATCGTGGCAACGGGATGAGCACGACTGGTTCCTGAGCTGGGATGCGATGGCCGAGCGGCTGATCCCCTATGTGGCCGAAATGGGCTTCACCCATATCGAGTTCATGCCGGTGAGCGAGCATCCCTACGATCCGAGCTGGGGCTACCAGACCACCGGGCTTTACGCGCCCACCGCGCGGTTCGGCGGGCCGGACGGGTTCGCGCGGTTTGTCGATGGCGCGCACCGCGCGGGCATCGGGGTGCTGCTCGACTGGGTGCCCGCGCATTTCCCCACCGACGATCACGGGCTGGCCAATTTCGACGGCACCGCGCTCTACGAACACGCCGATCCGAAGCTCGGCTTCCACCCCGACTGGAACACCGCGATCTACAATTTCGGGCGGCGCGAGGTGGCAAGTTTTCTTGTCAACAACGCGCTGTTCTGGGCCGAGCAGTATCATGTCGACGGGCTGCGGGTCGATGCGGTCGCCTCGATGCTCTACCGCGATTACTCGCGCGAGGCCGGGGAATGGATCCCCAATGCCGAGGGCGGGCGGGAGAACTGGGAAGCGGTCGATTTCCTGCGCGCGATGAACCGCGCGGTCCACGCCAGCCATCCCGGCATCCTCACGATCGCCGAAGAATCGACCAGCTGGCCCGGCGTCTCGCAGCCCGCCTGGGACGAAGGCCCGCGCACCAGCCTGGGCTTCGGGTTCAAGTGGAACATGGGCTTCATGCACGACACGCTGCAATATATGGCCCGCGATCCGGTGCACCGGAAGCACCACCATGACGAGATCACCTTCGGCCTCGTCTATGCCTTCAGCGAGAATTTCGTCCTGCCGCTGAGCCATGACGAAGTGGTCCACGGCAAAGGCAGCCTGCTCACCAAGATGAGCGGCGACGACTGGCAGAAATTCGCCAGCTTACGCGCCTATTACGGGCTGATGTGGGGCTATCCGGGCAAGAAGTTGCTGTTCATGGGGCAGGAATTCGCCCAGCGCCGCGAATGGAGCGAGGCTCGCGCGCTCGATTGGGACCTGCTCGATGCGCCCGCGCACAAGGGGGTGCAGGCGCTGGTGCGCGATCTCAACCTTTTGTATCGCGAGAAGCCCGCACTCCACGCGCGCGATTGCGAGGGCGAAGGGTTCGAATGGCTGGTGGCGGACGATGCCGATGCCTCGGTCTTCGCCTGGCTGCGCAAGTGCCCCGGCCAGCCGCCGGTGGCGGTGCTGAGTAATATGACGCCGATGACGCACGGCTGCTACGGCCTCAACCTGCCGCATGACGGCGAATGGGCCGAAGTGCTCAACACCGATGCGATGCATTATGGCGGCAGCGGGCAGGGGAATATGGGCGCGGTGCAAGTGAGCGGAGGGTGGACCACTGTCACGCTACCGCCACTTGCCACAATCATGCTGGAATACCGGGGTTAG
- the glgC gene encoding glucose-1-phosphate adenylyltransferase encodes MREKYSQPLARDAMAYVLAGGRGSRLLELTDRRAKPAVYFGGVSRIVDFALSNAINSGIRRIGVATQYKAHSLIRHMQRAWNFMRPERNESFDILPASQRVSESQWYEGTADAVYQNIDIIQAHAPKYMVILAGDHVYKMDYELMLRQHVESGADVTVGCLVVPRMEATGFGVMHVDAKDAITDFIEKPKDPPGIPGQEHMALASMGIYVFETQFLFDQLRRDAADPASKRDFGGDIIPYIVKHGKAQAHRFTASCIRAADEIEEYWRDVGTVDAYFEANLDLTDVVPKLNLYDRDWPIWTDQIVAAPAKFVHDEDGRRGHAISSLISQDCIVSGALAKKSLLFTGVKMGSFSSVDEAVILPYCNIGRGARLTKVILDSGVRIPEGLVVGEDPVLDEQRFRRSEKGVCLITKAMIDRLES; translated from the coding sequence ATGAGAGAGAAGTATTCGCAACCGCTGGCGCGTGATGCCATGGCCTATGTGCTGGCCGGGGGGCGCGGCAGCCGCCTGCTCGAACTGACCGACCGGCGGGCCAAGCCGGCGGTCTATTTCGGCGGTGTCTCCCGCATCGTCGATTTCGCGCTGTCGAACGCGATCAATTCCGGCATCCGCCGCATCGGGGTGGCGACGCAGTACAAGGCGCACAGCCTGATCCGCCACATGCAGCGCGCGTGGAACTTCATGCGGCCCGAGCGGAACGAAAGCTTCGACATCCTCCCCGCGAGCCAGCGCGTGTCCGAAAGCCAGTGGTACGAAGGCACCGCCGATGCGGTGTACCAGAACATCGACATCATCCAGGCCCACGCGCCCAAGTACATGGTCATCCTCGCGGGCGATCACGTGTACAAGATGGATTACGAACTGATGCTGCGCCAGCACGTCGAAAGCGGCGCGGACGTAACCGTCGGCTGCCTCGTGGTGCCGCGCATGGAAGCCACGGGCTTCGGGGTGATGCATGTCGATGCGAAGGACGCGATTACCGATTTCATCGAAAAGCCCAAGGATCCCCCCGGCATTCCGGGGCAGGAACACATGGCCCTCGCCAGCATGGGCATCTACGTGTTCGAGACGCAGTTCCTGTTCGACCAGCTGCGCCGCGATGCCGCCGATCCCGCTTCGAAGCGCGATTTCGGCGGCGATATCATCCCCTACATCGTCAAGCACGGCAAGGCGCAGGCGCACCGCTTTACCGCCAGCTGCATTCGTGCGGCGGACGAGATCGAGGAATACTGGCGCGATGTCGGCACGGTGGATGCCTATTTCGAAGCCAACCTTGATCTGACCGACGTGGTGCCCAAGCTGAACCTCTACGATCGTGACTGGCCGATCTGGACCGACCAGATCGTCGCCGCCCCGGCCAAATTCGTCCACGACGAGGACGGGCGGCGCGGCCACGCGATTTCCTCGCTGATCAGCCAGGACTGCATCGTTTCGGGCGCACTGGCGAAGAAAAGCCTGCTGTTTACGGGCGTGAAGATGGGCAGCTTCTCCAGCGTCGATGAAGCTGTGATCCTACCCTATTGCAACATCGGGCGCGGGGCGCGCCTGACCAAGGTGATCCTCGATTCGGGCGTGCGCATTCCTGAAGGGCTGGTGGTCGGCGAAGACCCGGTGCTGGACGAACAGCGCTTCCGCCGCAGCGAAAAGGGCGTCTGCCTGATTACCAAGGCAATGATCGACCGGCTGGAGAGCTGA
- the glgA gene encoding glycogen synthase GlgA: MIRVLSVASEAVPLVKTGGLADVAGALPAAVAPHGVEMTTLLPGYPAVMAALGKARSVHKWESLLGKPARLLAGKIGDHKLLVLDAPAFFAREGGPYGDASGKDWPDNWHRFAAFGRAAGDLASGMVKGRSFDLLHAHDWQAGMALAYLRHASDTPHLPAVMTIHNMAFQGYYDAKIFPRLGLPQSAWSMDGVESYGGVGFLKAGMQAASVITTVSPSYAAEIRQPEFGMGLEGLVTTRGDRVRGILNGIDPAVWNPAHDPDIAATYSHHKLGKRLTNKRDVEREFGLEKGDGPLFTVVSRLTWQKGMDVLGEVLDHLVGVGGRLALLGSGDKAIEGELHKAMARHPGKIGIRIGYDEGLSHRLQAGADAILVPSRFEPCGLTQMYGLAYGCVPVVARTGGLADTVIDANPAALAAGVATGIQFDGVHYHALRSAIDRAVTLYRQPKQWRRLQQNGMKADFSWAASGRAYADLYRELTEDPA; the protein is encoded by the coding sequence ATGATCCGGGTATTGTCGGTCGCCTCCGAAGCGGTACCGCTCGTCAAGACCGGCGGGCTTGCCGACGTGGCGGGCGCGCTGCCCGCCGCCGTCGCGCCGCACGGGGTGGAAATGACCACCCTGCTGCCGGGCTATCCGGCGGTCATGGCCGCGCTGGGCAAGGCGCGCAGCGTGCATAAGTGGGAGTCGCTGCTCGGCAAGCCTGCGCGGCTGCTGGCCGGCAAGATCGGCGATCACAAGCTGCTGGTGCTCGATGCCCCGGCCTTCTTCGCGCGTGAAGGCGGACCCTACGGCGATGCAAGCGGCAAGGACTGGCCCGACAACTGGCACCGCTTCGCCGCCTTCGGTCGTGCCGCCGGCGACCTGGCTTCGGGAATGGTGAAAGGCCGCAGCTTCGATCTGCTCCATGCGCACGACTGGCAGGCGGGGATGGCGCTCGCCTACCTGCGCCATGCCAGCGACACGCCGCACCTCCCGGCGGTGATGACGATCCACAACATGGCTTTCCAGGGCTATTACGATGCCAAGATATTCCCGCGCCTCGGTCTGCCCCAGTCGGCATGGTCAATGGACGGGGTGGAAAGCTACGGCGGGGTCGGGTTCCTCAAGGCCGGGATGCAGGCCGCGAGCGTGATCACTACCGTCAGCCCCAGCTATGCCGCCGAGATCCGCCAGCCCGAATTCGGCATGGGATTGGAGGGGCTGGTGACCACGCGCGGGGACCGGGTGCGCGGCATCCTCAACGGCATCGATCCGGCGGTGTGGAACCCGGCGCACGATCCCGACATTGCCGCCACCTATTCGCACCACAAGCTCGGCAAGCGCCTTACCAACAAGCGCGACGTGGAAAGGGAATTCGGGCTGGAGAAGGGCGACGGGCCGCTGTTCACGGTGGTCAGCCGCCTGACCTGGCAGAAGGGCATGGACGTGCTGGGCGAAGTGCTCGACCATCTGGTGGGCGTCGGCGGAAGGCTGGCGCTGCTCGGTTCGGGCGACAAGGCCATCGAGGGCGAATTGCACAAGGCAATGGCCCGCCATCCGGGCAAGATTGGCATTCGGATAGGCTATGACGAAGGGCTTTCGCACCGCTTGCAGGCCGGTGCAGACGCGATCCTCGTCCCCAGTAGGTTCGAGCCTTGCGGGCTGACCCAGATGTACGGCTTGGCCTATGGCTGTGTGCCGGTGGTGGCGCGCACCGGCGGGCTGGCGGATACGGTGATCGACGCCAATCCTGCCGCACTGGCTGCCGGGGTCGCTACTGGCATTCAATTTGATGGGGTGCATTACCATGCCCTCCGCTCTGCCATTGACCGGGCGGTGACGCTCTATCGCCAGCCGAAGCAATGGCGGCGCTTGCAGCAAAACGGCATGAAGGCCGATTTCTCGTGGGCCGCCAGCGGCCGCGCCTATGCCGATCTTTACCGCGAACTGACGGAAGACCCCGCATGA
- a CDS encoding alpha-D-glucose phosphate-specific phosphoglucomutase yields MIRTHQTTPFTDQKPGTSGLRKKVRHFAQANYAENFIQSVFDVVERPANATLVIGGDGRYHNRTVIQQAIRMAAANGYARVLVGQGGILSTPAASHVIRKYGASGGLVLSASHNPGGPDEDFGIKYNVANGGPATEGVTDAIYARTLTIDRWMDVDAPEVNLDTIGTTQVGDLTVEVIDPVADYAVLMEELFDFPAIRAAVADGLTMAFDAMHAVTGPYAHEILEKRLGFAPGTVRNGTPLEDFGGHHPDPNLVHARVLYDLMMDHEFAPAFGAASDGDGDRNLVIGKGRFITPSDSLAMLAANAHLAPGYGQGLKGIARSMPTSAAADRVAEALGIPAFETPTGWKFFGNLLDAGMATICGEESAGTGSDHVREKDGLWAVLLWLNILAVTGKSVDQVAREHWARFGRNYYARHDYEAVDSAQAEAVMARVGDQLATLPGTQWGELTVSSADSFAYTDPVDGSICRNQGLRVAFAGGSRLVLRLSGTGTQGATIRLYLERYEPADGFIDGDTTEMLQPLVAAAEGIAGIAARTGRAAPDVIT; encoded by the coding sequence ATGATCCGCACGCACCAGACCACGCCGTTCACCGACCAGAAGCCCGGTACTTCGGGCCTGCGCAAGAAGGTGCGGCATTTCGCGCAAGCCAATTATGCCGAGAATTTCATCCAGTCGGTGTTCGATGTGGTTGAGCGGCCCGCGAACGCGACATTGGTGATCGGCGGCGATGGTCGCTATCACAACCGCACGGTCATCCAGCAGGCGATCCGCATGGCAGCGGCCAACGGCTACGCGCGGGTGCTGGTCGGGCAAGGCGGCATACTTTCCACCCCGGCGGCGAGCCACGTGATCCGCAAGTACGGCGCGAGCGGCGGGTTGGTGCTTTCCGCCAGCCACAATCCCGGCGGGCCGGACGAGGATTTCGGCATCAAGTACAATGTCGCCAACGGCGGCCCCGCGACCGAGGGCGTGACCGATGCGATTTATGCGCGGACTCTCACCATCGACCGCTGGATGGATGTCGACGCGCCGGAGGTCAATCTCGATACCATCGGCACCACGCAGGTGGGCGATCTGACTGTCGAAGTGATCGATCCGGTCGCCGACTATGCCGTGCTGATGGAGGAGCTGTTCGATTTCCCCGCCATCCGCGCAGCGGTCGCGGATGGCCTGACGATGGCTTTCGACGCGATGCACGCCGTCACCGGCCCTTACGCGCACGAAATCCTCGAAAAGCGCCTCGGCTTCGCTCCCGGAACGGTCCGCAACGGCACTCCGCTGGAGGATTTCGGTGGCCATCACCCCGATCCCAATCTGGTTCACGCAAGGGTTCTCTACGACCTGATGATGGACCACGAGTTCGCCCCGGCCTTCGGCGCGGCTTCGGACGGGGACGGGGATCGCAATCTCGTGATCGGCAAGGGGCGCTTCATCACCCCATCGGATTCGCTGGCGATGCTGGCGGCCAATGCGCACCTCGCTCCCGGCTACGGGCAGGGGCTTAAGGGCATCGCCCGATCGATGCCCACCAGCGCGGCGGCGGACCGGGTGGCCGAGGCGCTCGGCATTCCCGCTTTCGAAACGCCGACCGGGTGGAAGTTCTTCGGCAACCTGCTCGATGCCGGAATGGCGACGATCTGCGGCGAGGAAAGCGCGGGCACCGGCAGCGATCACGTGCGCGAAAAGGACGGGCTTTGGGCAGTGCTGCTCTGGCTCAACATCCTTGCCGTAACGGGCAAGAGCGTGGACCAGGTCGCCCGCGAACACTGGGCGCGGTTTGGGCGTAATTACTACGCGCGGCACGATTACGAAGCCGTCGATAGCGCGCAGGCCGAAGCGGTGATGGCGCGGGTGGGCGATCAGCTTGCCACCCTGCCGGGGACGCAATGGGGCGAATTGACCGTGAGCAGCGCGGACAGTTTCGCCTATACCGATCCGGTCGATGGCTCGATCTGCCGGAACCAGGGACTGCGCGTGGCGTTTGCAGGGGGATCGCGGCTGGTCCTGCGCCTTTCGGGCACGGGCACGCAAGGGGCCACGATCCGCCTCTATCTCGAACGCTACGAGCCGGCGGACGGGTTCATCGACGGAGATACTACCGAAATGCTGCAACCCCTGGTTGCCGCTGCCGAAGGCATTGCGGGCATTGCCGCGCGGACCGGGCGCGCCGCGCCGGACGTCATCACATGA
- the glgX gene encoding glycogen debranching protein GlgX yields the protein MSSEMGAIIADGTTRFRVRSPRAENVTLCLFDDAGGEQRVPMARDDGGEHWVVELPEDLTGCAYGYRAGGEWNPDKGLWFDEAKLLVDPHATQLDRRFKADKALTERGADTAHLVPRAIVMREYEGFPKAAPVFDRAGLVYELNVRGFTLLHPDVPEEERGTIAALAHPSVIAHLQKIGVSAVELMPVIAWMDEPHLGPLGLANEWGYNPVAPMALDPGLCPGGVRELRKTVEALHDAGIGVLLDLVFNHTGEGDAGGNVICLRGLDDSAYARAEDGTLLNDSGCGNTVDFGQEWIRELALDTMRHFVARCGIDGFRFDLAPIMARSPGFDPEAPIFAAMAEDEWLHDRVLIAEPWDIGPGGYQLGEFPANWLEWNDRYRDDVRQYWNAKGNRGDAGHGALAHRMAGSEDLFGKDCRSVNFLAAHDGFTLADSVMYEQRHNEANGEDNRDGHSANHSNNHGTEGPTDDPAIIEARGATMRAMLGTLFVSTGTIMLTAGDEFGRTQGGNNNAYCQSIPVDWESRDVALEDYVAELSARRRDYGAAMEQFPEGGTWAHLDGTPMADHAWEHDDTPGFMWQPPEGSGHPAIRVDRQGRWAGFA from the coding sequence ATGAGCTCAGAGATGGGCGCCATCATTGCCGATGGCACCACCCGCTTCCGGGTCCGCTCTCCCCGGGCGGAAAATGTGACCCTGTGCCTTTTCGACGACGCGGGCGGCGAACAGCGCGTGCCGATGGCGCGCGACGACGGCGGCGAACACTGGGTGGTCGAACTGCCCGAGGACCTGACCGGATGCGCCTATGGCTACCGCGCAGGGGGCGAATGGAATCCCGACAAAGGCCTGTGGTTCGATGAGGCGAAGCTGCTGGTCGATCCGCACGCTACCCAGCTCGATCGCCGCTTCAAGGCCGACAAGGCGCTGACCGAGCGCGGCGCGGATACCGCGCATCTGGTGCCGCGCGCAATCGTGATGCGCGAATACGAGGGCTTTCCCAAGGCCGCGCCGGTGTTCGACCGGGCGGGGCTGGTTTACGAACTCAACGTGCGCGGCTTCACGCTGCTGCATCCCGATGTGCCGGAAGAGGAGCGCGGCACGATTGCGGCGCTGGCGCATCCTTCCGTGATCGCGCACTTGCAGAAGATCGGCGTCAGTGCGGTGGAACTGATGCCCGTGATCGCGTGGATGGACGAACCGCATCTCGGCCCCCTCGGCCTCGCCAACGAATGGGGCTACAACCCGGTTGCGCCGATGGCGCTCGATCCGGGCCTGTGCCCCGGCGGCGTGCGCGAACTGCGCAAGACGGTGGAAGCGCTGCACGATGCGGGGATCGGCGTGCTGCTCGACCTCGTGTTCAACCACACCGGCGAAGGCGACGCAGGCGGCAACGTGATCTGCCTGCGCGGGCTGGACGACAGCGCCTATGCCCGCGCCGAGGACGGCACGCTGCTCAACGATTCGGGCTGCGGCAACACGGTGGATTTCGGGCAGGAATGGATCCGCGAACTGGCGCTCGACACCATGCGCCACTTCGTCGCCCGCTGCGGGATCGACGGGTTCCGCTTCGATCTTGCGCCGATCATGGCGCGTTCCCCCGGCTTCGATCCCGAAGCCCCGATCTTCGCCGCCATGGCCGAGGACGAGTGGCTGCACGACCGGGTGCTGATTGCCGAGCCGTGGGATATCGGGCCGGGGGGCTACCAGTTGGGGGAATTCCCGGCGAACTGGCTCGAATGGAACGACCGCTACCGCGACGATGTGCGCCAGTACTGGAATGCCAAAGGGAATAGGGGCGATGCTGGCCACGGCGCACTGGCGCACCGGATGGCCGGATCGGAAGACCTGTTCGGCAAGGACTGCCGCAGCGTCAACTTCCTCGCCGCACACGATGGCTTCACCCTGGCCGACAGCGTCATGTACGAACAGCGCCACAACGAGGCCAACGGTGAGGACAATCGCGACGGGCATTCGGCTAACCATAGCAACAACCACGGCACAGAAGGGCCGACCGACGATCCCGCGATCATCGAAGCGCGCGGTGCCACCATGCGGGCAATGCTCGGCACGCTGTTCGTCTCCACCGGAACGATCATGCTCACCGCCGGGGACGAGTTCGGGCGCACGCAGGGGGGCAACAACAATGCCTACTGCCAATCGATCCCGGTCGACTGGGAAAGCCGCGACGTGGCGCTGGAGGATTACGTGGCGGAGCTATCGGCGCGGCGCCGGGACTATGGCGCGGCGATGGAGCAGTTTCCCGAAGGCGGCACATGGGCGCACCTCGACGGCACGCCGATGGCGGACCACGCATGGGAGCACGATGACACGCCCGGCTTCATGTGGCAGCCGCCCGAGGGCAGCGGACATCCCGCGATCCGTGTCGACCGGCAGGGACGCTGGGCGGGGTTCGCCTAG
- a CDS encoding DUF2147 domain-containing protein: MMTRKTAAALAFASLLALPASAPAQRSIDGRYLDQGGYVEITVAPCGNMRCGTITRIVRNKPGETNRDRHNDDPELRSRPITGIRVLQNLRWSDDAWRGQVYNPEDGGTYRAVVRPGRNGALEVQGCVTLICRTVTWSAVS; encoded by the coding sequence ATGATGACCCGCAAAACCGCCGCTGCTCTCGCCTTCGCCAGCCTGCTCGCCCTGCCCGCCAGCGCCCCGGCGCAGCGCAGCATCGACGGGCGTTACCTCGATCAGGGCGGTTATGTCGAAATCACCGTCGCCCCCTGCGGCAACATGCGCTGCGGCACGATTACCCGCATCGTCCGCAACAAGCCGGGGGAAACCAACCGCGATAGGCACAACGACGATCCGGAGCTGCGGAGCCGCCCGATCACCGGAATCCGGGTGTTGCAGAACCTGCGCTGGAGCGACGATGCCTGGCGCGGGCAGGTGTACAATCCGGAGGACGGCGGCACCTACCGCGCGGTGGTGCGCCCCGGCCGCAACGGCGCGCTGGAAGTGCAGGGCTGCGTCACACTGATCTGCCGCACGGTGACATGGAGCGCCGTCAGCTAG
- a CDS encoding radical SAM protein: MATRSVSSNAPAGASPFAVEAAPLPRGKFVDPLVTADGSPRASVALERLDTLWFATGTLCNLACANCYIESSPTNDALAYLAAADVARFLDEIADRGGREIGFTGGEPFMNPEIIVMVEDALARGHEVLVLSNAMKPMRRHEAELLRLREKYGARLTIRVSIDHHTQLVHEAERGANSWVPMLDGLRWLSANGFSLAAAGRRMAGESESQARKAYGALFGREDIAIDAEDPARLVLFPEMDAQADVPEITEACWGILGKSPSDIMCAKSRMVVHRKGEPAPRVVACTLLPYDPQFDLGASVAEADRPVPLNHPHCARFCVLGGASCSA, translated from the coding sequence ATGGCGACGCGTTCTGTCAGCAGCAATGCGCCTGCTGGCGCTTCGCCCTTCGCGGTCGAGGCAGCGCCGTTGCCGCGCGGCAAGTTCGTCGATCCGCTGGTGACGGCGGACGGTTCGCCGCGCGCCTCGGTGGCGCTGGAACGGCTCGATACGCTGTGGTTCGCCACCGGCACCCTGTGCAATCTCGCCTGCGCCAACTGCTACATCGAAAGCAGTCCGACCAACGATGCGCTGGCCTATCTGGCGGCGGCGGATGTGGCGCGGTTCCTTGACGAGATCGCAGATCGGGGCGGGCGCGAGATCGGGTTCACCGGCGGCGAGCCGTTCATGAACCCCGAAATCATCGTGATGGTCGAGGATGCGCTGGCGCGCGGGCATGAAGTGCTGGTGCTGTCCAATGCAATGAAGCCGATGCGGCGGCATGAGGCTGAACTGCTGCGATTGCGCGAGAAGTATGGTGCACGGCTGACGATCCGCGTCTCGATCGATCACCATACGCAGCTTGTGCATGAGGCGGAGCGCGGTGCCAATTCGTGGGTACCGATGCTCGATGGCCTGCGCTGGCTTTCCGCCAACGGCTTCTCCCTTGCCGCTGCCGGAAGGCGCATGGCGGGGGAGAGTGAGTCCCAAGCCCGCAAGGCCTATGGCGCGCTGTTCGGGCGCGAAGACATAGCTATCGATGCGGAGGATCCGGCCCGGTTGGTGCTGTTCCCGGAAATGGACGCCCAAGCCGACGTTCCCGAAATTACCGAGGCGTGCTGGGGAATACTGGGCAAGTCGCCCTCTGACATCATGTGCGCGAAAAGCCGCATGGTCGTCCACCGCAAGGGCGAGCCCGCCCCGCGCGTGGTCGCCTGCACCCTGCTGCCCTACGATCCGCAATTCGATCTGGGCGCGAGCGTGGCCGAGGCGGATCGCCCGGTGCCGCTGAACCACCCCCACTGCGCGCGCTTCTGCGTGCTCGGCGGGGCGAGCTGTTCAGCCTGA